One genomic window of Pseudohongiella acticola includes the following:
- a CDS encoding sensor histidine kinase yields MSFELSTLFAIGIGYLVILFGIAFITEKGWIPERIVRHPIVYVLSLGVFASVWSYFAATGNAFRDGFGYLAPFIGISLAFLLSPIFLRPILNLTKTYQLSSLADLLAFRYRSPWAGTLTTLVMMMGVMPLLSLQIEAVANIVGLLSPDASQTTLALSFCILITLFAIFFGTGKGSGRERHEGLVMTIAFESLVKLIALLLVGGFAVYTGFGSMDAMDQWLREQPELLRRLKEPAAPGTFQVMVLVFFTAAVATPQMFYMTFHENNHPRALTIASWGLPLYFLLLSLPVLPILWAGLKAGSANPMEYYTVTLGMDYGSELFTLIGFVGGLSAASGLIIVITLALSTMCLNHLILPVWQPTAKQDIYRWLLWKRRLLITALIWGGFLFYYMPSDNQSIRAVSNIGLIGSLQFLPAIIALLYWPRGNKKGFMAGLAFGTAIWFLFLVLPVITGTNFVTLGDLNTREIVALSLVCNVAMFMLVSVMTRSSKEERISADICSVDNLRRQRRAGLRASSPQEFISQLTKPLGERTATREVMQALRDLNMERQDTRPHSLRLLRSRLEANLSGLLGPAIAHDLIDRFLPFSSNSEPGTTDVTTIEGRIEAYRSNLSGMASDLDNLRRYHRQILMELPLGVCSLGPEDQIVMWNHAMETLTGLNSDEAVGLHISEIGQPWFSLINNFRSAESAHLHKQSVNVQGNKRYISLHKAVIEKSASRRIRQDGVIVLLEDLTETELLEEELAHSERLASIGRLAAGVAHEIGNPITGIACLAQNIRDETQNDELRTMARQIIEQTDRTSRIVQSLVNFAHSGSYNKTERRREVVSITECIEEAITLVSLNKKGKEIRFDVQCSDDARLLGDSQQLLQILVNLINNARDASPQGSTIGIECERIAASVQVSVSDEGTGIPDELRDRVFEPFFTTKEPGDGTGLGLALVYSLVENLDGHIDIMAASERQDYPGTRVILSFPCYDENTRDG; encoded by the coding sequence ATGAGCTTTGAACTCAGCACCCTGTTTGCCATCGGGATCGGCTATCTGGTCATTCTGTTTGGCATCGCGTTTATTACCGAAAAAGGCTGGATTCCTGAAAGAATTGTCCGCCACCCGATCGTGTATGTGTTGTCTCTGGGCGTGTTTGCCAGTGTCTGGTCCTACTTTGCGGCTACCGGCAACGCCTTTCGCGATGGCTTCGGCTACCTGGCACCGTTTATCGGGATCTCGCTGGCATTCCTGCTGTCCCCCATTTTCCTGCGCCCCATTCTTAACCTGACCAAAACCTATCAACTGAGTTCACTGGCAGACTTGCTCGCGTTTCGTTATCGCAGTCCCTGGGCGGGCACGCTGACGACGCTGGTGATGATGATGGGCGTGATGCCACTGCTGTCTTTGCAGATAGAAGCGGTTGCCAATATTGTTGGGCTGCTGTCACCTGATGCGTCACAAACCACGCTGGCTTTGAGCTTCTGTATCCTGATCACGCTGTTCGCCATTTTCTTTGGCACCGGCAAAGGTTCCGGTCGGGAGCGCCATGAAGGCCTGGTCATGACCATCGCCTTCGAGTCACTGGTCAAACTGATCGCTTTGCTGCTGGTCGGTGGCTTTGCCGTCTACACCGGGTTCGGCAGCATGGATGCTATGGATCAGTGGCTTCGGGAACAACCAGAGCTGCTTCGACGCTTAAAGGAACCCGCTGCACCGGGAACGTTTCAGGTCATGGTGCTGGTATTTTTTACCGCCGCTGTTGCCACGCCACAAATGTTCTACATGACCTTTCATGAAAACAATCACCCCCGCGCCCTCACCATCGCCAGCTGGGGACTGCCGCTATACTTTCTGTTGCTCAGCCTGCCGGTGTTACCCATTCTCTGGGCCGGACTCAAAGCCGGCAGTGCCAACCCGATGGAATACTATACGGTAACATTGGGCATGGATTATGGCTCGGAACTGTTTACCCTGATTGGTTTTGTCGGCGGCCTGTCCGCGGCCAGCGGCCTGATTATTGTCATCACCCTGGCACTGTCGACAATGTGCCTGAACCATCTGATTCTGCCGGTATGGCAACCAACCGCCAAACAGGACATTTATCGCTGGCTGCTGTGGAAACGGCGACTGCTGATTACCGCGCTGATCTGGGGCGGATTCCTGTTTTACTACATGCCCAGCGACAATCAGAGCATTCGCGCCGTCAGCAATATCGGCCTGATCGGCAGCCTGCAGTTCCTGCCCGCCATCATCGCATTGCTGTACTGGCCTCGCGGCAACAAAAAAGGTTTCATGGCAGGCTTGGCATTTGGCACCGCCATCTGGTTTCTGTTTCTGGTTCTGCCGGTCATCACCGGCACCAACTTTGTCACCCTGGGCGACCTCAACACCCGCGAAATCGTGGCTCTGTCTCTGGTCTGCAATGTCGCTATGTTCATGCTGGTATCGGTGATGACACGCAGCTCCAAAGAGGAACGAATTTCCGCCGACATCTGTTCAGTCGACAACCTGCGCCGCCAGCGACGTGCCGGCCTGCGCGCATCATCGCCGCAGGAATTTATCAGCCAGCTCACCAAACCATTGGGCGAACGCACAGCTACGCGGGAAGTCATGCAGGCGCTGCGTGACCTGAACATGGAGCGACAGGACACGCGTCCGCATTCGTTGCGCTTACTGCGCAGTCGCCTTGAAGCCAATCTGTCAGGGTTGCTGGGCCCGGCCATTGCGCATGACCTGATTGATCGCTTCCTGCCCTTTTCGTCCAACAGCGAACCCGGCACCACCGACGTCACCACCATCGAAGGTCGCATTGAGGCTTACCGCAGCAATCTGTCGGGTATGGCCTCCGATCTGGACAATCTGCGACGGTACCATCGCCAGATATTGATGGAGCTGCCATTGGGCGTCTGCTCCCTCGGACCAGAAGACCAGATAGTCATGTGGAACCATGCCATGGAAACCCTCACTGGCCTCAACAGCGACGAGGCTGTTGGCCTGCACATCAGCGAAATCGGCCAGCCCTGGTTCAGCCTGATCAATAACTTCCGCAGTGCCGAATCGGCGCACCTGCACAAGCAATCAGTCAATGTTCAGGGCAACAAACGTTACATCAGCCTGCACAAAGCGGTCATTGAAAAATCTGCCAGCCGGCGCATCCGCCAGGATGGCGTCATTGTGCTATTGGAGGACCTTACTGAAACCGAGTTACTGGAAGAAGAGCTGGCGCACAGTGAACGCCTGGCGTCTATTGGCCGACTCGCAGCCGGTGTCGCTCATGAGATTGGCAATCCCATTACCGGCATCGCCTGCCTGGCGCAGAATATCCGTGACGAGACGCAGAATGACGAGTTACGCACCATGGCCCGACAGATCATTGAGCAGACTGACAGAACGTCGCGAATTGTGCAGTCACTGGTCAATTTTGCCCACAGTGGCAGTTACAACAAGACAGAGCGGCGACGGGAAGTGGTCAGCATCACTGAATGCATCGAGGAGGCGATCACGCTGGTCTCGCTGAACAAAAAAGGCAAAGAAATTCGCTTTGACGTCCAGTGTTCCGACGACGCCCGTCTGCTGGGAGACTCGCAACAACTGTTGCAGATTCTGGTTAATCTGATTAACAATGCTCGCGATGCGAGCCCGCAGGGCAGCACCATTGGCATTGAATGCGAACGCATCGCAGCCTCTGTTCAGGTCAGCGTCAGCGACGAAGGCACCGGTATTCCTGATGAACTCAGGGACCGGGTTTTTGAGCCTTTCTTCACCACCAAGGAGCCCGGAGACGGTACCGGATTGGGGCTTGCCTTGGTTTACAGTCTGGTTGAAAACCTTGATGGTCATATTGATATAATGGCCGCTTCAGAGCGCCAGGACTACCCGGGAACACGAGTAATCCTGAGTTTTCCCTGTTATGATGAAAACACACGTGACGGCTGA
- a CDS encoding Rieske (2Fe-2S) protein, which translates to MITLCHHHDIEEGRAKGFEVSGKYVFAVKKDDRIYVYYNYCPHLGTPLEWLEDQFMDPDGTFIQCATHGALFVVEDGQCISGPCRGKSLKTIPHENGNGFIMVNENDIALLGRI; encoded by the coding sequence ATGATCACGCTGTGTCATCATCACGATATAGAGGAAGGACGCGCCAAGGGCTTCGAAGTCAGTGGCAAATATGTTTTTGCGGTTAAAAAGGATGACCGCATTTACGTCTACTACAACTACTGCCCACACCTGGGCACGCCGCTGGAGTGGCTGGAAGATCAGTTCATGGATCCGGATGGCACCTTTATACAGTGCGCCACCCATGGCGCACTGTTTGTTGTGGAAGACGGTCAGTGCATTTCCGGCCCGTGCCGAGGCAAGTCGTTGAAAACCATTCCGCATGAAAACGGTAATGGTTTTATCATGGTCAATGAAAATGACATCGCTCTGCTCGGGCGCATTTGA
- a CDS encoding sodium:solute symporter family protein, whose amino-acid sequence MSVQIWTYIFVFLSFSLYIGIAIWSRAASTNDFYVAGGGVHPLANGMATAADWMSAASFISMAGLISFLGRDGAFYLMGWTGGYVLLALLLAPYLRKFGKFTVPDFIGDRYYSNSARLVAIFCAISVSFVYVCGQMQGAGIVFSRFLEVDITTGVIIGMTIVFFYAVMGGMKGITYTQVAQYCVLIFAYLVPAIFISLMMTGNPIPQLGFGSELTPEYGGGYLLDRLDNLSTDLGFAAYTEGLRPTQDVFFITAALMFGTAGLPHVIIRFFTVPSVRDARKSAAYALIFIAILYTTAPAVAAFAKTNLLNTVNNASYEALPSWFGTWETTQLIEFNDRNADGIVQYSGDPGVNELTVNRDIMVLANPEIAGLPNWVVALVAAGALAAALSTAAGLLLVISTAVSHDLLKRSLMPGITEKQELLYARLAIFVAILIAGYFGINPPGFVAEVVAFAFGLAAASFFPAIVLGIFYRRMNRQGAISGMLAGFFFTAAYIVYFKFISPESSNAEHWWLGISPEGIGTLGTLVNTVVALTVNRFYPAPPKAVQDMVEEIRLPN is encoded by the coding sequence CAGTCTTTATATCGGCATCGCCATCTGGTCACGCGCCGCCTCCACCAATGATTTTTATGTCGCTGGCGGCGGCGTGCATCCACTGGCCAATGGCATGGCAACGGCGGCCGACTGGATGTCCGCGGCGTCGTTTATTTCCATGGCCGGACTGATTTCCTTTCTCGGTCGCGACGGTGCCTTTTACCTGATGGGCTGGACCGGCGGTTACGTATTACTGGCCCTGCTGCTGGCACCCTACCTGCGCAAGTTCGGCAAATTTACCGTCCCCGACTTCATTGGTGATCGTTATTACTCAAACAGCGCGCGCCTGGTCGCCATTTTCTGTGCCATTTCTGTATCGTTCGTTTATGTTTGCGGCCAGATGCAGGGCGCCGGCATCGTCTTTTCCCGCTTCCTGGAAGTGGATATCACCACCGGTGTCATTATCGGCATGACCATCGTGTTTTTCTACGCCGTCATGGGCGGCATGAAGGGCATCACCTACACGCAGGTTGCGCAATACTGCGTGCTTATTTTCGCCTATCTGGTGCCAGCTATCTTTATTTCTCTGATGATGACCGGCAACCCGATACCACAGCTTGGTTTTGGCTCAGAGCTGACGCCGGAATACGGCGGCGGCTACCTGCTGGACAGGCTCGACAACCTGAGCACAGACCTGGGCTTTGCCGCGTATACGGAAGGCCTGCGTCCGACCCAGGACGTGTTTTTTATCACGGCAGCGCTGATGTTTGGCACTGCCGGTCTGCCGCACGTCATCATCCGTTTCTTCACCGTGCCCAGTGTACGTGACGCGCGCAAATCGGCCGCTTATGCGCTGATTTTTATTGCCATTCTGTATACCACGGCACCGGCAGTGGCAGCGTTTGCCAAAACCAATTTGTTAAACACCGTCAACAACGCCAGTTATGAAGCGCTTCCCAGTTGGTTCGGCACCTGGGAAACAACCCAGCTTATCGAATTCAATGACCGCAACGCGGACGGTATCGTGCAATACTCGGGTGATCCCGGGGTTAATGAACTGACCGTTAACCGTGACATCATGGTGCTGGCAAATCCAGAGATTGCCGGCCTGCCCAACTGGGTGGTGGCGCTGGTGGCTGCCGGCGCACTGGCGGCGGCGCTGTCGACCGCAGCCGGATTGCTGCTGGTCATCTCGACCGCGGTATCCCATGACCTGCTCAAGCGTAGCCTGATGCCTGGCATCACGGAAAAGCAGGAGCTGCTATATGCACGCCTTGCCATCTTTGTTGCCATTCTTATCGCGGGTTATTTTGGTATCAATCCGCCCGGTTTTGTTGCCGAAGTCGTGGCATTTGCCTTTGGTCTTGCCGCTGCATCATTCTTTCCAGCCATCGTGCTGGGCATATTTTATCGACGCATGAACCGGCAAGGCGCGATCTCCGGCATGCTGGCGGGCTTTTTCTTTACCGCAGCGTACATCGTGTATTTCAAGTTCATCTCTCCGGAGAGCAGCAATGCCGAGCACTGGTGGCTTGGTATATCTCCAGAGGGCATCGGCACACTGGGCACGCTGGTCAATACCGTCGTGGCATTGACCGTCAACCGCTTCTATCCGGCACCACCAAAAGCGGTACAGGATATGGTTGAGGAGATTCGCCTGCCGAACTGA
- the gluQRS gene encoding tRNA glutamyl-Q(34) synthetase GluQRS produces MTVASDHIIGRFAPSPSGALHFGSLLAALASFLDIRSRGGQWLLRMEDLDPAREPEGAADQILRILEDLALTWDGPVLYQSQRIDAYEAAMVELSERGLTYPCDCSRQRVRAMGGIYDNLCRTRQSPPAGNSATRFKVPAQNYTFDDRIQGHYQQDLIHECGDFVLRRRDGLIAYQLAVVVDDEWQGITDILRGHDLLDSTPRQMALQQALGYQQPDYAHIPVATNQSGQKLSKQHFARPLQRDSATDYLYQALTFLHQQPPLGLRNAPPSELVAWAITNWDIQHVPKLATIPVNSSYS; encoded by the coding sequence ATGACAGTCGCCAGCGACCACATCATCGGCCGGTTCGCCCCATCACCCAGTGGTGCTCTTCATTTTGGTTCCCTGCTCGCCGCTCTGGCGAGCTTTCTCGATATCCGCTCACGCGGCGGTCAATGGCTGCTGCGTATGGAAGACCTGGATCCCGCCCGTGAACCTGAAGGCGCTGCCGATCAGATTTTACGGATTCTGGAAGATCTTGCCCTTACCTGGGACGGACCCGTTCTGTATCAAAGCCAGCGTATTGACGCCTACGAGGCGGCCATGGTCGAGCTGTCAGAACGCGGACTGACTTACCCCTGCGACTGCTCCCGGCAGCGAGTCCGGGCAATGGGAGGCATTTACGACAATCTCTGCCGCACCCGACAATCCCCACCGGCCGGCAACAGCGCAACCCGGTTCAAAGTACCGGCACAGAACTACACCTTCGACGACCGCATTCAGGGTCATTATCAGCAGGACCTGATTCACGAATGCGGCGATTTTGTCTTGCGTCGGCGTGATGGCCTGATCGCTTACCAGCTCGCCGTGGTGGTGGATGATGAATGGCAGGGCATTACCGATATCCTGCGCGGACATGATCTGCTGGATTCAACACCCAGGCAAATGGCACTGCAACAGGCACTGGGATATCAGCAGCCAGATTACGCACATATCCCGGTCGCGACCAACCAGAGTGGCCAGAAGCTCAGCAAGCAGCACTTTGCCCGCCCCCTGCAGCGAGACAGCGCGACAGATTATCTTTACCAGGCACTGACATTCCTGCACCAACAGCCTCCACTCGGGCTGCGCAACGCCCCTCCGTCAGAACTGGTCGCGTGGGCAATAACAAACTGGGATATACAGCATGTGCCCAAGTTAGCTACTATCCCTGTCAATTCTTCGTACAGCTGA
- a CDS encoding cystathionine gamma-synthase family protein — protein sequence MSKNKEQGFSTRNLHADRADKPEHGVLHKPIHTSVAYTYDDARDLAAVFQGKMAGFSYGRQQNPTVNALQARITKMEQGLTSTAFATGMAAIGSTLFALLRAGDHMIASAFLFGNTNSLFNSFRNFGIEVSFVDTTSASAVAAAIQDNTRLVFTETIANPVTQVADLEGIGQLCQQHGLIYLVDNTMTSPWLFQPVSVGASFVVNSLTKTIGGHGNALGGMLTDTGLFDWSSYDNIFDNYRNGDVRLWGTTQVRKKGLRDFGATLGPEAAHHLAIGSETLPLRMDRTCDNAQSLAEFCEKNPAIKQVYYPGLPHHPQHKRATSLFKKYGSIMSIDLADHIDCFDFLNRLQCVVSSSNLGDTRTLAIPVAHTIYYEMGAERRASMGVSDNMIRLSVGIEDIDDLLQDFSQALS from the coding sequence ATGAGCAAAAACAAAGAGCAAGGGTTTAGCACTCGCAACCTGCATGCTGACCGCGCCGACAAACCTGAACATGGCGTGCTGCATAAACCCATCCATACGTCGGTGGCCTACACGTACGACGACGCCCGCGACCTGGCAGCAGTATTCCAGGGCAAAATGGCCGGCTTCAGCTACGGCCGTCAGCAGAATCCCACTGTCAACGCGCTGCAGGCACGCATTACAAAAATGGAACAGGGCCTGACCAGCACCGCTTTTGCCACTGGCATGGCAGCCATTGGCTCCACCCTGTTTGCCTTGTTGCGTGCCGGCGACCATATGATTGCCAGTGCCTTTCTGTTCGGTAATACCAACAGCCTGTTCAATTCGTTCCGAAATTTTGGTATCGAAGTCAGCTTTGTTGACACCACCAGCGCCAGTGCCGTGGCAGCCGCCATTCAGGACAACACACGCCTGGTGTTTACCGAGACCATAGCCAACCCGGTCACTCAGGTCGCCGATCTGGAGGGCATCGGCCAGCTGTGCCAGCAGCACGGGCTGATCTACCTGGTGGACAATACCATGACGTCGCCCTGGCTGTTCCAGCCTGTCAGCGTCGGTGCCAGTTTTGTTGTCAATTCGCTGACCAAAACCATCGGCGGCCATGGCAACGCCCTGGGCGGCATGCTCACTGACACCGGCCTGTTCGACTGGAGCAGTTACGACAACATTTTTGATAACTATCGCAATGGCGATGTCAGGCTCTGGGGTACGACGCAGGTGCGAAAAAAAGGGCTGCGCGACTTCGGCGCCACCTTAGGCCCGGAGGCAGCACACCATCTCGCCATCGGCTCAGAAACCCTGCCGCTGCGGATGGACCGTACCTGCGACAATGCCCAGTCGCTGGCGGAGTTCTGCGAAAAAAATCCGGCCATCAAGCAGGTCTATTATCCTGGTCTGCCACATCACCCACAACACAAAAGAGCCACCTCACTTTTTAAAAAATACGGCTCGATCATGAGCATTGACCTGGCCGACCATATCGATTGCTTCGACTTCCTGAACCGGCTGCAATGTGTGGTCTCGTCCAGCAACCTCGGCGATACTCGCACGCTTGCGATACCGGTTGCGCACACGATTTATTATGAAATGGGTGCAGAGCGTCGGGCATCCATGGGTGTCAGCGATAACATGATTCGCCTGTCGGTTGGCATAGAGGACATCGATGACCTGCTGCAGGACTTCAGCCAGGCGCTCAGTTAG
- the dksA gene encoding RNA polymerase-binding protein DksA translates to MSKKETPAVSASVLKNFTPYKVKKGEEYMNEPQREHFKMILRQWRNQLMEEVDRTVHHLQDDAANYPDPADRATQEEEFSLELRTRDRERKLIKKIDSTIEKIAQDDYGFCESCGIEIGIRRLEARPTADKCIDCKTLDEIREKQWGA, encoded by the coding sequence ATGTCCAAGAAAGAAACACCTGCTGTTAGTGCGTCCGTTCTCAAGAACTTCACTCCCTATAAAGTCAAGAAGGGAGAAGAGTACATGAACGAGCCACAGAGAGAACACTTCAAGATGATTCTGCGTCAGTGGCGCAACCAGCTGATGGAAGAAGTCGACCGCACTGTGCATCACTTGCAGGATGACGCGGCCAACTACCCTGATCCGGCCGATCGCGCTACCCAGGAAGAAGAATTCAGTCTGGAGCTGCGAACACGTGACCGTGAGCGCAAACTGATCAAGAAGATCGACTCTACGATCGAAAAGATTGCTCAGGATGACTACGGATTCTGTGAATCCTGTGGCATCGAAATCGGCATCCGTCGTCTGGAAGCACGTCCGACTGCAGACAAGTGCATCGACTGCAAAACCCTGGACGAAATTCGCGAGAAGCAGTGGGGCGCCTGA
- the apbC gene encoding iron-sulfur cluster carrier protein ApbC, with amino-acid sequence MDNLSKIKHIICIASGKGGVGKSTTAVNLAVALQQQGFRVGLLDADIYGPSQPTMLGVASGTRPEIVDKKYMRPILACGLETNSMGYLVEGSTAMVWRAPMIVGAFNQMLKFTLWSELDYLLIDMPPGTGDIQLSLSQSVSLTGAVIVTTPQDVALLDARKGIEMFRKVDVPLLGVVENMGIHICSNCGHAEAIFGEGGGEQLAQDYGVHVIGSLPLDLSIREHTDAGTPILVSRPDGDVARAYHKLAQRLVAQVTEMDAARQTAPTISVSDD; translated from the coding sequence GTGGATAATCTTTCTAAAATCAAGCACATAATTTGTATCGCATCGGGCAAGGGAGGTGTCGGGAAATCCACCACTGCCGTCAACCTGGCGGTGGCGCTGCAGCAGCAGGGGTTCCGTGTCGGTCTGCTGGATGCTGACATATACGGACCGAGTCAACCCACAATGCTGGGCGTGGCTTCAGGCACCCGGCCAGAAATTGTCGACAAAAAATACATGCGACCCATCCTGGCCTGTGGTCTGGAGACCAACTCCATGGGGTATCTGGTTGAGGGCAGCACCGCTATGGTCTGGCGTGCACCGATGATCGTGGGTGCCTTCAATCAGATGCTCAAGTTTACCCTGTGGTCAGAACTGGATTATCTGCTGATTGATATGCCTCCCGGCACCGGTGACATCCAGCTCAGCCTGTCACAATCGGTGAGTCTGACCGGCGCTGTGATTGTGACCACGCCACAGGATGTGGCGTTGCTGGACGCGCGCAAGGGTATCGAAATGTTTCGCAAAGTGGATGTGCCGTTGCTCGGTGTCGTGGAAAACATGGGAATCCATATCTGTTCCAATTGCGGACATGCTGAAGCGATTTTCGGTGAGGGCGGCGGTGAGCAACTGGCGCAGGACTACGGGGTCCATGTTATTGGCTCTCTGCCACTGGACCTGTCCATTCGCGAACATACCGATGCCGGCACACCCATCCTGGTGTCCCGGCCCGATGGCGACGTTGCCAGGGCTTACCATAAACTTGCTCAACGCCTGGTGGCTCAGGTTACAGAGATGGATGCGGCCAGGCAGACCGCACCAACTATCAGTGTCTCTGACGACTGA
- a CDS encoding aminotransferase class I/II-fold pyridoxal phosphate-dependent enzyme, translated as MSDFRPEAADRNRLINPFRVMDVLERARQLEQSGVDIVHLEVGEPDFATAPQIVAAGVRALQQGHTAYTPAAGLPALRERIARFYADHHGVDVDPSRILVTPGASGALVLAANLLLNAGDTVLMPDPSYPCNRNYVHLVGGKAVLIPPASPGQPAPSLAQLDLAYNPSVKGLWLASPANPTGAVIPPTEVQALSDWAAKHSVHLLMDEIYQGLDYPDSPADSCALGNLPTALRCHPNNLLVNSFSKYFGMTGWRVGWLVVPQSLAAPANVLAQNLFIAAPTPAQHAALRAFDDDVIEVLEQRRAAFRQRRDFLCDALRSMGFSLPWQADGAFYCYAGIERFADDSEAFCRMLLEEHGVAVTPGTDFGAHNANTYVRFAFTNAMPRLELAAERLQRALS; from the coding sequence ATGTCAGATTTCAGACCGGAGGCGGCCGACCGAAACCGTCTCATCAATCCCTTTCGTGTCATGGACGTGCTCGAGCGTGCCCGGCAGCTTGAGCAAAGCGGTGTGGATATTGTGCACCTTGAAGTCGGGGAGCCGGATTTTGCCACCGCACCACAGATTGTTGCGGCTGGAGTCAGGGCACTACAGCAGGGGCATACCGCCTATACACCGGCAGCGGGTCTGCCGGCTTTGCGCGAGCGGATTGCCCGATTCTATGCTGACCATCACGGCGTTGACGTAGACCCGTCCCGAATCCTGGTGACTCCCGGTGCCAGCGGCGCTCTGGTGCTGGCTGCCAACCTTCTGCTGAATGCCGGTGACACGGTGCTGATGCCGGATCCATCCTATCCCTGTAATCGCAATTATGTGCACCTGGTGGGCGGCAAGGCGGTGCTGATTCCGCCGGCGTCTCCGGGCCAGCCGGCACCTTCTTTAGCGCAGCTTGACCTGGCCTATAACCCGTCCGTTAAAGGGTTGTGGCTGGCCTCGCCCGCTAACCCGACTGGTGCCGTGATACCGCCGACGGAGGTGCAGGCATTGAGCGATTGGGCGGCAAAACACAGTGTGCATTTGTTGATGGATGAGATTTACCAGGGGCTGGATTACCCTGACAGTCCAGCTGATTCGTGCGCGCTGGGCAATCTGCCCACGGCGTTGCGCTGCCACCCGAATAATCTGCTGGTCAACAGCTTCTCCAAATACTTTGGTATGACTGGCTGGCGGGTTGGCTGGCTGGTGGTGCCACAGTCACTGGCTGCCCCTGCCAATGTGCTGGCGCAGAACCTGTTTATTGCTGCACCGACGCCAGCTCAACATGCAGCCTTGCGCGCCTTTGATGACGATGTGATTGAAGTGCTGGAGCAGCGTCGGGCCGCTTTTCGGCAGCGGCGTGACTTTCTCTGTGACGCACTGCGGTCGATGGGTTTTTCGCTGCCCTGGCAGGCGGACGGTGCATTTTATTGTTACGCCGGCATTGAGCGTTTTGCAGACGACAGTGAAGCGTTCTGTCGCATGTTGCTGGAGGAACACGGTGTTGCGGTAACTCCCGGTACTGATTTTGGTGCCCATAACGCTAACACTTACGTGCGTTTTGCGTTTACCAACGCCATGCCCCGGCTGGAGCTGGCAGCCGAGCGCCTGCAACGGGCCCTGTCCTGA